The following coding sequences are from one Oncorhynchus clarkii lewisi isolate Uvic-CL-2024 chromosome 20, UVic_Ocla_1.0, whole genome shotgun sequence window:
- the LOC139376669 gene encoding dehydrogenase/reductase (SDR family) member 7Cb, with product MALPTVMVLPMLIVVAAGIYYIYNEIIQYMSKSMVKNKVVVITDAVSGVGSECAHHFHKGGARLILCGASWDKMESLYDTLTSGADPRVTFPPKLVLLDFSDMDSMPEVVNEVVECYGCVDILVCNSSMKLKAPVHTVSLELDRNIMDINYFGPSTLAKGVLPAMMSRRSGHILLVNSIQGRLAIPFRTSYSASKHAVQAFFDSLRAEVEEYGIIVSTISHTFINAALPSTPPAKPQGLSTFGVRPADLANEIMRTVSRKKKEVLLAHPIPWVALYLRSFFPSFFFAVVAAGVKDSAMAEQMQ from the exons ATGGCGCTCCCCACTGtgatggtgctgcccatgctgaTCGTGGTGGCTGCTGGGATCTACTACATCTACAACGAGATCATCCAGTACATGTCCAAGTCCATGGTCAAGAACAAAGTGGTGGTCATCACTGATGCTGTGTCCGGAGTGGGAAGTG aGTGTGCTCATCACTTCCATAAGGGTGGTGCCAGGCTGATTCTGTGTGGGGCCAGCTGGGACAAGATGGAGTCTCTGTACGACACATTGACCAGCGGGGCTGACCCCAGAGTG aCATTCCCTCCCAAGCTGGTGCTGCTGGACTTCAGTGACATGGACAGTATGCCTGAGGTGGTGAATGAGGTGGTGGAGTGCTACGGCTGTGTGGACATCCTGGTGTGTAACAGCAGCATGAAGCTGAAGGCCCCCGTACATACTGTCTCACTGGAGCTGGACCGGAACATCATGGACATCAACTACTTTGGACCCAGCACCTTGGCCAAAG GTGTCCTTCCAGCTATGATGTCTAGGAGGTCTGGTCACATTCTATTGGTCAACAGCATCCAGGGCAGACTGGCTATCCCCTTCAGAACCTCTT ACTCGGCCTCAAAGCATGCGGTGCAGGCGTTCTTTGACTCCCTGCGAGCGGAGGTGGAGGAGTATGGGATAATAGTAAGCACTATCAGCCACACCTTCATCAACGCAGctctaccctccacccctccGGCTAAACCTCAGGGCCTGTCTACAT TTGGCGTGCGCCCGGCCGATCTGGCCAATGAGATAATGCGAACGGTGAGCAGGAAGAAGAAAGAGGTTTTGCTGGCCCACCCCATCCCCTGGGTCGCTCTCTACCTCCGctccttctttccctctttcttctTTGCcgtggttgctgctggagtgaaGGACTCTGCCATGGCAGAACAGATGCAGTag